Proteins encoded by one window of Chloroflexota bacterium:
- a CDS encoding Fic family protein, whose translation MNHSNLDQRLNSLPADIWQRIAQIDELKGRWVGGVKLSPQVLGRLKKSVLVTSTGASTRIEGARLSDEDVEKLMRGISMQQFANRDMQEVQGYYELLTNVFESWDRLRFSEGLIQHFHQELLKYVEKDTRHRGEYKKQENKVHMVDEAGQSIGILFDTTPAYLTPKDMQELVEWTQQARDAQTYHPLLIIASFLVQFLQIHPFQDGNGRLSRILTNLLMLQAGYAYMPYASHEKIIEDNKPEYYLALRQSQKTLHTEAETILPWLEFFMDAAYQQAQMALDLLSAENLDKLLSPRQLEVWGYLQSVQEATPKELSENLNIPRPTINQVLNRLIHLKKIERLGQGRGTRYRVL comes from the coding sequence GTGAACCACTCAAACCTTGACCAACGCCTGAACAGCTTACCAGCCGACATCTGGCAGCGCATCGCTCAAATAGATGAACTCAAAGGGCGCTGGGTTGGGGGCGTAAAACTCAGCCCACAGGTGTTGGGGCGGCTCAAAAAATCGGTCTTGGTGACCTCCACCGGCGCATCCACGCGCATCGAAGGGGCGCGCTTATCGGACGAAGATGTCGAAAAGTTAATGCGCGGGATTTCCATGCAGCAATTCGCCAATCGGGATATGCAGGAAGTCCAGGGCTACTACGAACTGCTCACCAATGTCTTTGAATCCTGGGATCGCCTGCGATTTTCCGAGGGACTCATCCAACATTTTCACCAGGAACTGCTCAAATACGTTGAAAAAGATACCCGGCATCGCGGCGAATACAAAAAGCAAGAGAATAAAGTCCACATGGTGGATGAAGCCGGGCAATCCATCGGTATCTTATTCGATACCACACCCGCCTACCTGACCCCCAAAGACATGCAAGAACTGGTCGAATGGACACAGCAGGCCAGGGATGCGCAAACATATCACCCCCTGCTGATCATCGCCAGCTTCCTGGTGCAGTTTTTGCAAATCCACCCCTTTCAGGATGGCAATGGCCGCCTGTCGCGCATCCTGACCAACCTGCTGATGCTGCAAGCCGGGTATGCCTATATGCCCTACGCTTCGCACGAAAAAATTATTGAAGATAACAAGCCCGAATATTACCTGGCTCTGCGCCAGAGTCAGAAAACCCTCCACACGGAAGCGGAAACGATCTTACCCTGGCTGGAGTTTTTTATGGATGCTGCCTATCAGCAAGCGCAAATGGCGCTTGATCTTCTCTCCGCGGAGAATTTGGATAAGCTGCTTTCGCCGCGTCAGCTTGAAGTCTGGGGATATTTGCAATCCGTCCAGGAAGCTACCCCAAAAGAATTGTCCGAAAATCTTAATATCCCGCGCCCCACGATCAACCAGGTCTTGAACCGGCTCATCCATCTCAAGAAAATTGAACGCCTGGGGCAGGGTCGGGGGACGCGCTATCGCGTGCTTTGA